In a genomic window of Parambassis ranga chromosome 24, fParRan2.1, whole genome shotgun sequence:
- the ints7 gene encoding integrator complex subunit 7: MSLSTARSFLSEACYGEQELDANSALMELDKGLRSGKLGEQCEAVVLFPKLFQKYPFPILINSAFLKLADIFRLGNNFLRLCVLKVTQQSEKHLEKILNVDEFVKRVFSVIHSNDPVARAITLRMLGSLASIIPERKNAHHTIRQSLDSHDNVEVEAAIFAAASFSAQSKDFAAGICNKVSEMIQGLDTPVELKLKLIPMLQHMHHDASLASSSRDLLQHLVNSYPSTPMVIVSLHTFTQLAASSLIDIPKQLQLLLQYLKDDPRKAVKRLAVNDLKLLAKKAPHLWIRENTQTLCECALTIPYNNLKLGMLSVLSTLSGTIAIKQYFDNVAGGSLVAPRLTDLVKLAQECCYHSNLAVAAHGVIVLSNIAITCPERDIVQLEHDTVLGVNSLLMLCSQDNSPSAQATLKTALTSLVKLLKSRPHLSQSAVDFLLGQLHLSCDSSRVLVCHALAAIATHLPVLGDGMLGDLVDLYRVASHSSTDKQQELLVSLATVIFVASQSSLSAEVKTIIKQQLENVANGWTVYRIARQASRMGCHEFSSELYQCLRTRVASEHFYFWLNSLKEFSQAEQCLSHVEDGDYSGAMGAIAEALRSYQKGIASLTAASTPLSPLTFQCDFIKLRIDTLQALSQLICTCNSLKTSPPPAIATTIAITSGNDLQRCGRISLQMKVCMDEFRSLAARYADLHQSSFDADYATLRNVELQQQSCLLVSHVIEALILDPQAASFQEFGTLGSVQTESEYERRMMSVFNHVLEEVEGLTKKHPPVSHLHTGCLCDAVIALLKVPLSFQRYFFQKLQSTSIKLALSPSPRTPSEPIPVQNSQQLTLKVEGVVQHGSTPGLFRKIQSVCLNVTSVLQSKMGPDYKIPLDTKTNEIEQRVEPHNDYFSTQFLLNFSILGTHTVTVEASVVDESGIEWKTGPKTTVSVKSLEDPYSQQLRHQLQQGGPPPPPQRGAYTRF, translated from the exons ATGTCGCTTTCAACAGCTCGTTCTTTCTTGTCAGAGGCTTGTTATGGCGAACAAGAACTGGACGCCAATTCTGCGCTTATGGAGCTGGATAAAG GGTTGCGGTCGGGGAAGCTCGGAGAGCAGTGTGAAGCTGTGGTGTTGTTCCCCAAACTCTTCCAGAAGTACCCTTTTCCCATCCTCATCAACTCTGCGTTTCTAAAGCTAGCAGACATCTTCAGACTCGG caacaACTTCCTCCGGCTCTGTGTGCTGAAGGTGACTCAACAGAGTGAGAAACATTTAGAGAAGATCCTCAATGTGGATGAATTTGTTAAAAGGGTGTTCTCAGTCATTCACAGCAATGACCCGGTGGCCAGAGCCATCACTCTGAG GATGCTTGGTAGTTTGGCTTCCATCATCCCAGAGAGAAAGAATGCCCACCACACTATTCGCCAAAGCCTCGACTCTCATGACAATGTTGAAGTGGAAGCTGCCATTTTTGCTGCTGCAAGCTTCTCTGCACAGTCAAA AGACTTTGCAGCTGGAATTTGCAACAAAGTTAGTGAGATGATTCAAg GTTTAGACACACCAGTggagctgaagctgaagctgatTCCAATGCTGCAGCACATGCATCATGATGCCAGCTTGGCATCTAGCAGCAGAGACCTTCTGCAGCACCTGGTCAACTCTTACCCCTCCACCCCCATGGTCATCGTCTCACTGCACACCTTCACACAGTTGGCTGCCTCTTCCCTCATTGATATCCCTAAGCAG TTGCAGCTCTTGCTTCAATACCTTAAGGATGATCCAAGAAAAGCTGTGAAGAGACTTGCGGTTAATGATTTAAAGCTCCTGGCTAAAAAGGCTCCTCACCTGTGGATTAGAGAAAACACTCAG ACCCTGTGTGAATGTGCTCTGACAATCCCTTACAACAACTTGAAGCTGGGGATGTTGTCTGTCCTGTCCACCCTCTCTGGGACAATTGCAATAAAACAGTATTTTGATAATGTGGCAG GTGGATCATTGGTTGCTCCCCGGCTCACTGACCTGGTTAAACTGGCACAAGAATGCTGTTACCACAGCAACCTGGCAGTGGCTGCTCACGGGGTCATAGTGCTTTCCAACATTGCCATTACCTGTCCAGAAAGGG ATATTGTACAGTTAGAGCATGACACTGTTTTGGGAGTGAACTCTCTTCTGATGCTGTGCAGTCAGGACAACAGCCCCAGTGCACAGGCTACACTTAAA ACTGCACTCACCTCACTGGTTAAGCTTCTGAAAAGTCGACCCcatctcagccaatcagcagtgGATTTCCTGCTTGGACAGCTCCACTTATCCTGTGACTCTTCTCGGGTTCTTGTGTGCCACGCTCTGGCGGCCATCGCCACCCACCTACCTGTACTGGGTGACGGTATGCTAGGGGATCTGGTGGACCTCTACCGAGTGGCCAGTCACTCGTCCACTGACAAGCAGCAGGAGCTTCTG GTATCCTTGGCAACTGTGATTTTTGTTGCCAGCCAATCTTCTCTGTCAGCTGAAGTGAAGACTAtcatcaaacagcagctggagaaTGTTGCTAACGGCTGGACAGTGTATCGCATTGCACGGCAGGCCTCCCGCATG GGATGCCATGAGTTCTCCAGCGAGCTGTACCAGTGTCTGCGGACTCGTGTGGCCTCAGAGCACTTCTACTTCTGGCTAAACAGCCTGAAGGAGTTTTCCCAAGCTGAGCAGTGCCTCAGTCATGTGGAGGACGGAGACTACAGTGGAGCAATGGGTGCCATCGCTGAAGCCCTGCGCTCCTACCAAAAGGGCATCGCCTCCCTAACA GCAGCAAGCACTCCTCTGAGTCCACTCACATTCCAGTGTGACTTCATTAAGCTGCGGATTGACACCCTGCAAGCCCTGTCGCAGCTCATTTGTACCTGCAACAGCCTGAAGACCAGCCCTCCTCCAGCCATTGCCACCACCATTGCCATCACTTCGGGCAATGACCTGCAACGGTGTGGCCGCATCTCATTGCAG ATGAAGGTGTGCATGGATGAGTTCCGAAGTCTTGCTGCTCGCTACGCAGATTTACACCAGTCATCATTTGATGCTGATTACGCCACCCTTCGCAATGTGGAGTT acagcagcagagctgtttgCTTGTCTCCCATGTTATTGAAGCTTTGATACTGGACCCGCAGGCTGCCAG TTTTCAGGAGTTTGGCACCTTGGGGTCTGTCCAGACAGAGAGTGAATATGAGCGACGGATGATGTCTGTCTTCAACCACGTGTTAGAGGAAGTGGAAGGCCTCACCAAGAAACACCCTCCTGTTTCACACTTG CATACAGGTTgtctgtgtgatgctgtcatcGCATTGCTGAAGGTGCCGCTCTCTTTTCAAAGATATTTCTTCCAAAAGCTGCAGTCCACCAGCATTAAG CTCGCCCTGTCTCCATCCCcacgcacaccaagtgaaccaATACCAGTGCAGAACAGCCAGCAGCTGACTCTGAAGGTGGAGGGTGTGGTGCAGCATGGTTCAACCCCAGGACTTTTCAGGAAGATTCAGTCCGTCTGTCTCAATGTCACTTCAGTTCTCCAGAGCAAGATGGGGCCTGACTACAAG ATCCCACTGGACACTAAAACAAATGAGATTGAGCAGCGTGTAGAACCCCACAATGACTACTTCAGCACCCAGTTCTTGCTGAACTTCTCCATCCTGGGGACCCACACCGTCACTGTGGAGGCTTCTGTAGTGGATGAGAGCGGCATTGAATGGAAGACAGGGCCCAAGACGACGGTATCGGTCAAGTCTCTGGAGGATCCGTACTCCCAGCAGCTCCGCCACCAGCTACAGCAGGGTGGACCTCCGCCCCCTCCACAGAGGGGCGCTTACACCCGCTTCTAG